The following is a genomic window from Nymphaea colorata isolate Beijing-Zhang1983 chromosome 3, ASM883128v2, whole genome shotgun sequence.
AGAAGAACAAAATTAACTTAAACTTTTGTCCGCGCAAAATCTCATTCAAGCTCGCTGATCCTTGGTAGGGGTAAGTCTAATGGCCGCCACGGAATTCATGAGAAAGGCCAAGAAGTCTCAAAATTTTGGCTGCTCGTACTACCACAGCAGCATCCAAAAATTATCTGCCAATTGACGTTCGCCACAATTATAATGGAGAAAAATCTCTCCACTTCTTGCTTCAAACGCTTTCTGGCAATTACACCAaatcaaaacatcaaaaatcaaatagaatAAATATAGATACAGAAAACTCATTCATATCCTCAATGGTTGGTGACCGGGCCTTGTTTGTTCCAGGTTGGTATGTTTCAATTTTGCTTTCTTGGTTGCAATTTCTTGGAATGGGTTGCCCATGCCAGCTAGATGTTGGGActtctttatcttctttcttttaccCTGATCATACTCCTCATCCCTGAAAGTTCgcaaaatgataaaatatgtAATTGGATTTTCGTTCAAACATCAACCATTACTGGCTACAACTTTACAATCTCTTACCATTCATCAAGCACATAACCAATGCTTGTTAGCAGTTTACCCTGGAACTGCTTGGCCCGATCACATCCTGATGCTTGTCCATCATCCCAGCGAGCAACTGCAAAGTAGGAATAAATCAGCTCTgtccatacatatatatatgcaatgcATGATCTCAGAAATTTCACTTTTTGTCCACATGcatttttcacaaatctaaCCCCATGGGAGGATCCTCTGCGTGAAAAAACCTAGCGATTATAAAAGAACCCTACTCCTGAAtgcagaagaggaaaagaaaataaaaactggattcgataataaagaaaaaaaggttgcCGAGCATCTACACAATGGCCTAGGCATTTTGAAATGGCAGGTTGCTTAGAAAACAGCCAGCTTAAGCAACCAGGCAAGCCTAGGAGCTTACGTAAGCAGTCTGTCACAACAATTAAATGCTACTATTTGGTGAAAGATCTTGTTTGTTCAAAGCAACTCCAACAGATCTCCCTATATTTTTCCTTATTCTCAGAACTAAAGAGCTGATTAAGGTGCCCAACATTGAGTTGTCAATAACTAATCTCTACGCACACAATCACAGTCAAAGACTTGTTTTGGAGAAAATTAGTCCCCAGGAGCCCATGAAGTTCGCTTCTGCTAATAGTTGGCTCCAAACAGTAACCCAATATTATTGGAGGGCTAGAGACTCCAATTTGCAGTTGGACATGTTTCCTTTCTCCTTCATGTCCCCAGCCTCCTGGATTACCAAAAGCAATTTTCCAAAGACAACTGCCTTTCTTAGCTCAGACATCTGATATCATTCTATCAGACACACTACCCCTCCACTTTCCgtcatttcaaaattacttGTTATGAAACTAACGGCAATCTAACCACATGGTTTTTTAGAGAacttacataaaaaatataggaTTTGAAGAACTCATGAATAGATCAGATATTACAAACACATTAAAATCAATGGCCTTGGCTTTGTCACCTAATAAAATCTGATCCACATTGTGTTTCTACATTTTTGTGTATGTAGAATCCATCTGTCCAATTAGATTCTAACTTCCAAGTCGTTAAAATTGGAAATCAAACACAGACTGCTCGCGGTCCTAAAAAGGCTACTCTGGACTAATCCGTCTGAGCTGGTCCAAGTTGGTTgactaaaataaaacaaatagggaggtgaaaaaaaaattaaagtgatAAAAGTAGTAAAAAGACAATATATTACTATgaatcaaaatcaaataaacCATGTAGTTCACCTGTGACAGCCATAGGAGGATATCAATTGCAACACCTCATAAATCTGATCTGTGTTGTGCTTCTACATTTCTAATACACAGAATCTATCTATCCAATTAGATTCTCCGTCGTTAAAAATTAAACTTGGAATACAGGCTGCTCACAGTACTAAAAGGCCAGTCTAGACCACTGAACTGGTCCCAGTTGGCTGACTGAAATAACACAATAGGAAGGCAAACACAGACTGCAGCTTATGTATATAACGCTactttgtgtgtgtgcgtgtccGTGCTTCTGAAAACATGTATGTCTCTGTtgactaaaaaaaaatagtaagaAGTCCAGCAATATAATGTTTAAAATGGTTAAAGAACTAAACATAAAATAATCATACTAGTCAACTAAACCACATCGTTCAGCCAATGCACAGATGACAGAACATTATGCAATATATCCTGCTACCAATATATATGTGCAcaaatgtatgaatgtgtgtgtgtatatgcatgaagagagagagactgacaCAAGcttaataaaattgaaaattttcagtaaACCATAGGgagagaaatttaaaaaaaaggaaagaaaaagaaaaactaaccTGCAATTGGTGACAATCCTCTTGAAAGCAAGTCCATGAACTTATTCTGAACTGCTCCCTTGTGCTGACCATTTGCCTCTCTTACACAAGCTAGATCCCCAGACTCATTTGTTTCTGCAGTTTTCtgcatatttctctctctattcattctttttcttatacTTGTACTGCCATTATCACATTGACTTTGATCTCCCAGGTTGGCATAGCCATTTTCCTTGTATGCTACTCCAACCTGGCAAGACATACCCTGTGCATGAACAGGATCTCTGTGGACTTGTTCAGGAACACCAGTTTGACTTCTCAATTTAGTGCCTAAAATATCCTTTGCAATACTTTGCCTGATCTGGCTCCTGGCCTTGTGTTTATAATCTTTTTGTACTTTTAACGCTGCCAAAAACATTCTTCCACGAGAAGTAGGCATCATAGGAAGATATTTTCTCTTCCTGATCTGCTTGGAAGTGGTCCTTTTCTGGTCAAGAACAGCACAAATTGTGTTCTGGTTGGTAAGAGCCTCCTCAGAACAACCATTCGTCACAGTGGCCTGTGCGTCAATTGAAAGTTGTGCCTCACTATTCTGTGTTGATATTCTTGGCAGATCAACAGTCTTTTCTTCTCCAACAGAGCCACCAGGCTGTAAGTATAAAACATATTCATATCATTTTCCACTAACAATGAACACATTCCCGTGAGCATTTAACATAGCCAGaagacctatatatatatatatatatatatatatatatatatagagagagagagagagagagagagagagggagcgagaaagagagagagagtgtgtaaATAAGatggattttgattttaaacATTTTCCACTTTTTGAGGGGTAAATGCATCTTTCCAGATTTAACTTACAGAGTTTATATGGTGGATATCAGTTTTTGGAAGACAATCTCAAAAAGCAAGTTTCTTCTTGTTATTCAAAAAACACAATGGTAAAGTGCATTAAATTCATAGGCTCATAGAACAGTTTTTGGGTTGTGAATTGTGAGTACTTTATAAGTTTATAGGTCTCTGGTTACAGTTTACACCACACATCTTCAATGGGGGTCAAAGAAACTCGAATTGTGAAACAGAAAAACATGTTTATtgcatgcacacatgcacatgtgcACACACAAGTAAATTTGTCGACAAATAGCCAATATATAATCAACatcattttacaaaaagttcatagccaaaagaaagaaaagagagaaagttgGCCGATGCATTGCATTGGGCAGTTGAGAGTGGATTCCCATGTACAATGAAAATTCTCTCTCCCCCCCACCCCCACTATTTTTTCTCGGGGTGTGTATTCTCATTTCGATATTCTCTAACCAAAACCTAGCCGAAGGAATcaaattgcatatatatatatatatatatatatatatatatatatatataatcgctAGATTATGACTTCCAAAAATACGATCATTAGGGTGCCATTTGACTTTTCCAGCAAATTAATGATGCTTTTTACAAGTCTAACCATATAGATAAAATTGGATTGGCCCAAAACTGTAGTTTCTAGAAAATCAAAAAACTCCAATTAAAACTGATAATTAAACTTATGTACAAAATTTAATCTATATATTGGATTTTCACTTTTCAATCCTATTTTGGAGATTCCAAGTATATCCGTATGATAAGATTCAAAGAAACAATTTCAAGTCACAAGAAAGGACTGGCACCAGACATCACATTTGGAGATGCTTATTTCACTCGTTTGGAGGATCATGCTCCTAAATTCGTTAGATTTAATAGCGATATTGATGAACATGGAATAGCATGTCCATGAGCAGTTTCTTAGCAAGAAGCAGAATTTACCTGACAACCAACTGAGCCATTTGGAGCAAGCAGCTTCTTAGGAGAAGGAATGTGGGAGTCAGTGTCCCCAGTTGACAGAATTGCTGACTTATGGACATAATCCACATGGGCTGTTCCAGTCTTTGATACATCCGGGCTATTATCATACACAGTGCAAGAATTGGTAACACATGATTCGCTGTCACCATTAGAGGGAGTAGCCAATTTCTCTTCACAAGCCTGCTTCGAGATTCTGTTGTTAGATGCATGTTTATTGATTGCATCATTAAGTGCCGCCTTCGCAGAACCTGCTGAACTAATAGTGGCATTTGAACTAACTTTTATTGATTCAGCTGACTGATGCGAACATCCAAAGGCTGTGTCCatatttgttttcaagtttgatAACTCTGATACAGCATGTTTGGAGTTATTCAAAGAGTTAACAGCTGGACTAGAAGAACCCATCTTATGCAGTTTGACTTCCCTCACCATAGATGCAGCAGATAGTGAAATACCATTTTTTACTCCTATATTATGATTCCAACTGTTTTCAACGGCCCTATTGACAGATCCAGGAATAACACCATTCTGAAGAATGCTTTTTTTCATATTAGAGTTTTTCCTATCAAATACATAGAACAACATGTAGGCCTTCTGCTCCATCACAGACTTTTCGCTGACTTGACTAACCTGCAAGACATATTAAATcaataaaaacttgaaaagaataGATATTATCATTccaaacaataataaaaagtttCTCAAGAGATTCTCATATGAAGAGACATCATTGCAAGGCCTAGAATTTATAAGCCAAAGCATGTAAACCCATGCATCAAGCAAAAAGTTACATCTATTCTCTAATCATTGTATACAACTTCTCTGAAAGATCTCTATCAAGTTAAATTGATAATTTTGCCTAAACATTCTTGCTTACTGTCAGCAACCGGATGTAGCATATGTGGACAAGTGCATACCCGATTATCATCAAGTGCATGCCAAACTCCACTTGAGGTGCGAACAAAGCAGTAATAGTGACCAGAATGAGTACTCCAACCAGCATGAACCAAAACTCCATAAAGAGAGTATTTTAGGTCTCCTTCCttcataaacaaataaaaatgaaaaatgataagATAGAGCAAGCCTTCAAAAGTTTGACGAAGCGGAAATCTGTGAAGAGAACTTACATATGGTCCACTGACATATGGCTTTAGATTCAGTGTTGTCCCAAACTCAACCTTCTTGTCTATTTTGCGTCCAGGCTCACCTGAGCCAAATCTTTTTAAATGAATTGTAAGGACATATGGAGCCTTATGAATAGTAAGTTGTTTGCGAGCTCGAACTTTCTCTTTGCAACGTGCACATTGGTATTGCTTTTGTCCCCCATCCAGCTCTTCCACGGCAGTAAAATGTGCAAGTGCCTTGGGTAGTGAATCTGCTTTCACTATTTGCAAGCTCAAGTCCAAGAAGGGATCAAAAGTATTTGAACAATGAGAACATTGTGTGCATTTCACCTGCTTATTATGCAAcaatttttcaacaaaagaaatttgttgCTAGAGGTTTCAGAGATCATAAGTTCAATTTAGTATTTTGGCTAGAATAGCTGTACCTGACTCCTAAGTTTTCCACCAAAGATTTTGTGAACTAAGCTTTTTTCATATGCACTAGGTGTCTCACTCGATACTCCTGAAGGCAAGCAGCATCTATGCATTGATTCCATTAAATTAACCATGTATTCATGGGCATCCTCCTGTCTTGAAGCACGAAAACTGTGTGATATGCCTGATTGAGCAGTCAAGGACTCAAATGCATTTCTATTTATCCAACATTCTGGACTGCAATACCAAAAATTCCGTTTGCACAATCTCAcaatttggtttttgaagttATATGAGTTGCCACTTTACATCACATAAAAGGATAACGAAGTATAAAAAATTAGTAGATGCCAGCAAAATTGTTCCTTGATCTCTTGATGATATGAATCCCTCCATAAAACAACATTCTGAGTGCATTTCTAAGTACATGCACTCTACAACATACTTCTTGGTGACAAAAACAGTAAGTAGAAACCGGTGTCCACACGATCTTAATATGAATACTAAATTTTGGCAATTCACCAACTTTTGTTACTTCTGAACGTAATATGCATAACGTCATATTTTGCTTTCAGCAAATAACAAGAGTTAACACGCTTAAGCCTACATTGTGCACATGCTGTTGTGACCTTTCCACACTCAGCTACGTGTCTCTTAGGCTGCTATGTAGCAACTATGCACCATTGATCCCACAAACATGAATATACCTATTtatgaatttgaagaaaaatgaacacAATAGAATCAGATAAATGTTCTGGATGGTGATCTGTTAACGTGAATGCTGTGTCTATATCTATGCAAACCTATGCGGACTTATGCAACACATTATTAGGACCACATTTCACCTAAAGAATAATTTAAACAACAAAActggggaagaaaaaaaaaatacttgataAGATTTTGAAGCTACAATTATCTTTCACTGTGCATGCAACTTGTGTTGACCACTAGAAGTTGATTTGTCTTAATGAACAACAAAATAATGTGAAGACCAAAACTTCTTcccaatgcattgcacattGTCTAACCCTACTAGGCAAGCATACATACTGAAACATTCACAAAATAAATGATTAAACATAATAAtcaaatattataataaatttcataaaatgtAGAGCTTCCAGAAAGGTTCTATATGAGTTGGAAGCCACACAACATGCATATAAACACTAACACAATGCTGCTTAATATATAAGACATGCAGAGACAGCAGAATAGTGGGGAGGAACAGTTGTGGATATTTAGATGGTCTGTTTCCCCCATTCTATGAAAGCAAAGCACGAAGTTGATAAATGAACAAGCAAAATAAAAGGATACTCCTCAAGTTTCTGACGAGATGCATGGGTGATAGAATTTTCCCAGATGACTGCAGAGCAGATCTAACATGGTTCTGAATTGCACACATTGCACAGAATCCAGCAATATGACCTTTATTGATTGAAATTATATTagcaaaggaaaaaaggatGCTCCGACAAGAAGACAACTTATTGCTTCCTAGAATGTaacaataaacaaataaaatcaaGACATCTGATCTAAGGAAAGGAAACAGAAATACATGTAAATAACATACACAAACTCTAAGTTTTGCGAGATAAAAATAACAAGCTACTCAAAAAGAGCAGAGAAGaacagggaaaaaaagaagaataatcaAAACATTCGTGTAAGAAATAAGGGCTAATCAATAACCATTTAATACTCAAAAGAACTGTCAAATAAATCAGAGTATTAGAGTGGAATACCTAGATAAAGTTGGACCTCTAATGGTATTTTAACAAGGGAATTGTCATCGTGGCtagaaaaaaatccaaaaccaaGCGCTGAATAGACCATAACAATCCCTAGAATCTACGGACAGCTTTGGAAATTATGCACACATCGGGTGTTTTTATGAATATGCATACGTGCAAAGAAAGAAGGTCCAGAGCAGAATGGATCATCCCACAAACCTTTATCAAGTAATTGCCAAGACAtttatgaaaatagaaaaacagaGATGAACAGTTCCCTTTGTCACTAAAATTTGTTAGAAAGCACTGAAAAGTAACCAAGTTAAACAGGCATTTATGCATTTTTCTGAGGAATTAAGTTTTGGAACAAAGTactttctataattttaaaactatCCCAAGCTTTCTTGATAGTTGATATCATTgtggattttcttttcaaaaacttcaaaatatttcaaaaaagcgCTGATCAAACAGATTGATTAGCTTCATGACAGTTGAATATTTGTATATACAATACGGAAGAACATGTAAGAAAAGCTAAACAAGAGCAAGTAATCAAGCATAGTGTAACACTGGCAACAAAGACACCCTCAACTAAGAAGGCTTATCCATGTTAAGTACCCTTTGCTAGAAATGGTACAAATAAACACTTTATGcttgaaaaagaggaaatgaatAAATAAGAACTAAACAAAGGTCCCAAAACTGGTGGTAACTGCTATCtagcttttatgtttttccctttcaaaATACAACTAATAAACATGAAGCCAAAAGAAGTAGCAATAACCAAGCACAATATTcccttcatttgtttatttaagaAATAGCATTAGATTCCACGAAAATCTATTTTTAAGGATTTGAAGCAAATTGAAACTGTGAAGCCAACATAAGtaaacaaaatagaaaagggGGC
Proteins encoded in this region:
- the LOC116251066 gene encoding ubiquitin carboxyl-terminal hydrolase 23 is translated as MAGFAPNLEKSGNGSSHPSLDLVLPRRIAFHPARKLSDSFLTGDFKLETLNPGFNSQKISLNPSFSALAKTSEAVDAQEIVLDPELTLGIGFKRIGAGLANLGNTCYLNSVLQCLTYTEPLAAYLQSGKHKSSCHIAGFCAMCAIQNHVRSALQSSGKILSPMHLVRNLRSISHSFRASRQEDAHEYMVNLMESMHRCCLPSGVSSETPSAYEKSLVHKIFGGKLRSQVKCTQCSHCSNTFDPFLDLSLQIVKADSLPKALAHFTAVEELDGGQKQYQCARCKEKVRARKQLTIHKAPYVLTIHLKRFGSGEPGRKIDKKVEFGTTLNLKPYVSGPYEGDLKYSLYGVLVHAGWSTHSGHYYCFVRTSSGVWHALDDNRVSQVSEKSVMEQKAYMLFYVFDRKNSNMKKSILQNGVIPGSVNRAVENSWNHNIGVKNGISLSAASMVREVKLHKMGSSSPAVNSLNNSKHAVSELSNLKTNMDTAFGCSHQSAESIKVSSNATISSAGSAKAALNDAINKHASNNRISKQACEEKLATPSNGDSESCVTNSCTVYDNSPDVSKTGTAHVDYVHKSAILSTGDTDSHIPSPKKLLAPNGSVGCQPGGSVGEEKTVDLPRISTQNSEAQLSIDAQATVTNGCSEEALTNQNTICAVLDQKRTTSKQIRKRKYLPMMPTSRGRMFLAALKVQKDYKHKARSQIRQSIAKDILGTKLRSQTGVPEQVHRDPVHAQGMSCQVGVAYKENGYANLGDQSQCDNGSTSIRKRMNRERNMQKTAETNESGDLACVREANGQHKGAVQNKFMDLLSRGLSPIAVARWDDGQASGCDRAKQFQGKLLTSIGYVLDEWDEEYDQGKRKKIKKSQHLAGMGNPFQEIATKKAKLKHTNLEQTRPGHQPLRI